Proteins from a genomic interval of Polyodon spathula isolate WHYD16114869_AA chromosome 1, ASM1765450v1, whole genome shotgun sequence:
- the LOC121318564 gene encoding 5'-AMP-activated protein kinase catalytic subunit alpha-1-like yields the protein MATDKQKHEGRVKIGHYILGDTLGVGTFGKVKVGRHELTKHQVAVKILNRQKIRSLDVVGKIRREIQNLKLFRHPHIIKLYQVISTPTDIFMVMEYVSGGELFDYICKNGKLDEKESRRLFQQIISAVDYCHRHMVVHRDLKPENVLLDAQMNAKIADFGLSNMMSDGEFLRTSCGSPNYAAPEVISGRLYAGPEVDIWSSGVILYALLCGTLPFDDDHVPTLFKKICDGTFYTPQYLNPSVTGLLKHMLQVDPMKRATIKEIREDEWFKQELPKYLFPEDAAYSNTMIDDEALKEVCEKCECTEEEVLSLLYSRNHHDPLAVAYHLIIDNRRIMNEAKDFYLASSPPECFMDEHQMAASKPHPERVPFVVAEATPRPRHTLDELNPQKSKHQGVRRAKWHLGIRSQSRPNDIMAEVCRAMKQLDYEWKVANPYYLRVRRKNPVTGMYTKMSLQLYQVDSRTYLLDFRSIDDDMSEVKSGTATPHRSGSIGNNQMSLKNGAGDATVKGEDGSLTSSLTSSVDSSSGDTAPRPGSHTIEFFEMCANLIKVLAR from the exons ATGGCGACGGATAAACAGAAACATGAAGGCAGGGTAAAGATTGGACACTACATACTCGGGGACACCCTCGGGGTCGGCACTTTCGGAAAAGTTAAAG TTGGAAGACACGAGTTGACAAAGCACCAAGTTGCTGTGAAGATCCTGAACCGACAGAAAATCCGCAGCCTCGATGTAGTTGGAAAAATTCGCAGAGAGATTCAGAACCTCAAGCTTTTTAGGCATCCACATATAATTAAACT gTATCAAGTGATCAGCACACCAACAGATATTTTCATGGTAATGGAATATGTTTCAGGTGGAGAGCTCTTCGACTATATATGCAAGAATGGAAAG CTGGATGAAAAGGAGAGTAGGCGTCTCTTCCAACAGATCATCTCGGCTGTGGATTACTGCCACAGACACATGGTGGTGCACAGAGATCTCAAGCCAGAGAACGTGCTGCTTGATGCACAGATGAATGCAAAAATTGCAGATTTTG GTCTTTCAAACATGATGTCAGATGGGGAGTTTCTAAGAACCAGTTGTGGTTCTCCAAATTATGCTGCTCCAGAAGTTATTTCAGGAAG GTTGTATGCTGGTCCAGAGGTGGATATCTGGAGCAGCGGGGTGATCTTGTATGCCTTGCTGTGCGGGACTCTCCCATTCGATGATGACCATGTGCCAACCTTGTTCAAGAAGATCTGTGATGGCACCTTTTACACCCCACAGTACCTGAACCCCTCTGTTACTGGCCTTTTGAAGCACATGCTTCAAGTGGACCCCATGAAGAGAGCTACCATAAAGGAAATCCG AGAGGATGAGTGGTTCAAACAGGAGCTCCCTAAATACTTGTTTCCTGAGGATGCAGCCTACAGCAACACCATGATCGATGATGAAGCCCTCAAGGAAGTCTGCGAGAAGTGTGAGTGCACTGAGGAGGAGGTGCTTAGCCTCCTGTACAGCAGGAATCACCATGACCCTCTGGCCGTGGCCTATCACCTAATCATTGACAATCGGAGGATCATGAATGAAGCCAAGGACTTCTACCTGGCCAGCAGCCCACCAGAGTGCTTCATGGATGAGCACCAAATGGCGGCCTCCAAGCCACACCCAGAGCGAGTGCCATTCGTGGTAGCTGAAGCGACCCCAAGGCCTCGCCACACGCTGGATGAACTAAACCCACAGAAGTCCAAGCACCAAGGAGTGCGGCGAGCCAAATGGCATCTTGGGATCAGAAGTCAAAGCCGACCCAATGACATAATGGCTGAAGTTTGCAGAGCAATGAAACAGCTGGACTATGAGTGGAAG GTTGCAAACCCATATTATTTGCGTGTCCGGAGAAAGAACCCAGTGACAGGAATGTACACTAAAATGAGTCTGCAGCTCTACCAAGTTGACAGCAGGACCTACCTCCTAGACTTCCGGAGCATTGATG ATGACATGTCTGAGGTTAAATCTGGAACAGCTACCCCTCACCGGTCAGGATCGATTGGTAACAATCAGATGTCACTGAAGAATGGAGCTGGTGATGCCACGGTGAAAGGCGAAGATGGGTCTTTAACGTCCTCTTTGACATCGTCAGTTGACTCCTCAAGCGGCGACACAGCTCCAAGACCAGGGAGTCACACAATAGAGTTCTTTGAAATGTGTGCTAATCTTATTAAAGTACTTGCACGGTAA